A stretch of Pogona vitticeps strain Pit_001003342236 chromosome 5, PviZW2.1, whole genome shotgun sequence DNA encodes these proteins:
- the LOC110090279 gene encoding uncharacterized protein LOC110090279 isoform X5: MAARRSSPEDPSGLQHGPFQTPTERARLAAAVHQVFGGQPWGGCCSDVLSEVLPEAEQRCSLKLQLFWDFQLLDSDHDGYLSAREAELLLAQVPGAQATGEAGQRFLQSRRPGVAWRDIEDWLSRGPPLPPDGAGTHSRRSYYSGQGAGSQVSTPLPLWGARRQTEPLLERWDPGGFATPLGEQFSGTVAALERKYRVLRRRLCAEMLQAHYGQPAWDSLSPNEKEDKLSELAMLVDFSLREGSLLSLNSLPGALHPLRSGTQTFKGDPAVAPHDCLATEEGTAAHALQLLQGKRQAEVASLMTQRRLLVGSNPETSRRLLHLHAQAELIQKEASFSAALLVLELLAGERFWDSQPATPEACHQELAGLRLATGRRPKAAWRETETAPGRSMTQVLLDRLLLQQERDRSTLVHLLWTLTDPEIARERGHDETPLSPLGAGVQGDEVSPGLQGIVSQMLAQKRLEAVAQRADVSWQDCAVAVLMDLQQEQQQELSQAIEDLVGIASGREGEASPTLYESLLARLQEPPLMPLIRRRQPWPSTSWQMGREKEAVPADEMEKAVDREDQPSLKEKQERLVTPAQGPPQAFDLPDGVEEKTLPTQETLAPLPQEREEPEATPRQLEREALQAHQDLQEKWPALQISDMGPSEAPYNQQQKVPGLSPFQGILLKKSKSLDPQELSQVSVEEPWGSPQVQLGCVHPQGPRPQGPREAEIQEGSQAEGPSSKDGVQDWEFPERGQELVQSPAPLQKEPGVSVVEEGPDLKAPGASSRERPVPCPQAQGKTEAGLAPRETAEAQENLKRSLETREQVGALRKPEALPPQAGLARKAKSLESEATSRTQGGREQENLLTPEMPQGIPLEATQKGLDLPQGMLWEVPDALTAPQTHEGLRASRREQEGPESQGKEQLHRHAQGPMGPEGVLPHIPGPLQGDRRGRVVQEMGSPQGPYLPEERVLETARDQREPELSRPQDLPLRGNLWRKSKSLELRRAPGTEPQESRGLHGASPQVQDLQNMDTRTLALWGHKQAEGSGSPEIQSHRPEETCLKKEEALQVIRMKQEEGRSAALQNVEEMGALLPKDRQEAESHQSQEVPLEKTPSRDLMESPERHPRERKGLEMSHVQEAAPETQAGIPQELRWRETPPLLWRVLWQKAKSFELRKRDVLRRPELELALAQEIPQEELGAAQFPQEMKETSLVQPQDKPEMGPETQTPQEPRHSEILSNQRKVEAEKATQGEKPHQILKMSGIPLDARVEPSNISREIRALSPQETRKPEAPAIQEGPQGSPEMFQSQGFPQKEVKLASRLGTSVQGEPKEPQFSERKTLENRQAQDTVSQKDVWVHQPEEGRNPESPPLLWAASGIKSKSFELTKTHTSEAQDLGRSQRVQSQKKVQMNLELKEPYGSKHPSVISSQELREDDVPHVQAEKESLKEEKIGSVDSQGAVPQKETPQPQENETLKHPLLQEKRGFLDEKKMEFRRSHDQGIPQINLSETPQKGAGRLKEPEVVFQELGVPQALQPYEKECHEILEPQEDGSPPKTVLHHQEGRSSETPPLLWGVLELKAKSFELQKPKVFQTQDMRRMEPAFLAQRVSQEGPRASQVHRVHGLQRVLPQGEPPLATRAPETQADGPRGPLSPAEQRELEARLVQTEEKSSHTLKASGSQEESRPPMPQIQHRLLQDLNAVPVLQHQKLGGLETHRAQASSPRRPATSQSTIIQQQGFEQASRQRGEETPGSPPWPPSAEMETGFPQHPKRTSPETPPLFWWALELAQREMLHRGGLAPSHPQEEPPATERQVGLERQPKAAEAGSFVVSSQGVEKARVRNGVSQEEGVTSMGALLSPQEKTDSQSPQLQEERSLKGESVGCGWSVSQLCESQALEGMEAKEPPKAKDEVLEAQGRRKRQPAPLQKSTQIERDPQDAEGTQRDLEDLKSSLLQGKGSPIWDSKERDPFHDQGSAPSQEKPDTPYSSSTSLQTQEMLKGEPGGGGPSGGPQVLGQKETPLESAENLEGVKLGDCTAAETPEDQRKAEGLLPPGKLIRKSKSLDLTKLRDPDSQDVWQQETPQAHREKSSSEAFQVPEELQMKPPKLHMPEASEAESTGNVPRGRDAESQTSPQGILECISEPLQLMEPEVPQSQELKGHVALHPRGSPQSHPKNLTLQGKKDPKALCPQGHCEGGGSCNSGGEDKPGEMHGVLQRSTSTFLLQEAAKSQTAQLRKSKPLEPQERSAVLLQGLKEPATFQASESAKEYPQVLESCGNDPPHCDATEMGSMALQDLWVLKNEVQSPTQQEKSPLEDSAPQKRENGPDLLGAREDVPLKMETFQGVEEMEVLQPPRAPQVKGAPVQVPGVMEANAGSSVSLEPKDSKNERTLRLQETPVKEAASLESPTEWPITGSEAKAFGSWWTLGKSKSLDSGEFRALQSKPLGRNEDSPELQNINKLGMPSAQRKLQEQLRAPQETLPLHEHLQEDSQNQDERGSEVQRKHQVESEPVKVQEPMRNEGPAVCFQNREDTEMFSFKKCEELEDRPFQEHSPREGECLAMERCKQVEQDPQGLEENQLLDSQEKRDVQSPALLRNLIRKSKTLGFELPTRSDVGQIQHVPKSESPQGHVTLKLGTQLLHEQREQGAHRLEQLSHLDVLQPQKMLNMVGGTLGLLEHLDPQRLAHEMEDEAVATQISPCDSEDFLQEQNGEPRAALRAVLPHDIPQLGIKLLQELGELPDEPEALRPQGLKDEGALHPQETRDAPDTEEHRTMEPGRASGLQIPPDQEWRGVEAHHPRPVHQKVSEVRREESVKQLLLQSPQKAQGPFQTPGVVTEAPDGSARFPILEGPGRVQPLEGLPEASPRVPEAMGPPRLSSQEGLLLKDLQKSPQFGWEPLKAEGEMIGGEPGTPVSPEELQEAWLTNSRSLEAQERSRTARAAQHQDRTGPAEGLYTWEKSLDSPQMATCQRPLEWHPQGLGSQETAKKMTSPGIHSPQNLTEREAHPVDEAFMREQEASRLEERRPVRLYRREWELQMEMEALGADPQTESPASEEWSEAGTWSDEGAPQKTLLTPGVSPVDLGHPEPGATSRRLQTSPQWEEEATETWKPTTAVPMLSPPSPGSDVEEPRWEMAAFRMGLSREASICVAQGGRPSRLPQEDMQADGEGTTGPMVLEKEEEEEARPWQPPPPRPPCREKAFIWCSRQEKEEALRRLAEIQAEGGRRHQRDKERQSLRDHAGQKRAVKHHLEQVKRERTYVMQSKRERNTLRFKELLSPLVAPREESPQPGWPADL; the protein is encoded by the exons GAACCACTCCTTGAACG GTGGGACCCGGGAGGTTTCGCCACCCCGCTTGGGGAGCAGTTTTCGGGAACGGTGGCGGCGCTGGAACGCAAATACCGTGTGCTTCGGAGGAGGCTCTGCGCCGAGATGTTGCAGGCGCATTATG GGCAGCCAGCCTGGGATTCTCTGTCGCCAAATGAGAAGGAGGACAAGCTATCAGAGCTGGCGATGCTGGTGGACTTCAGCCTGCGCGAGGGGAGCCTGTTGTCCCTGAACAGCCTGCCGGGGGCCCTCCACCCTCTTAG ATCTGGGACTCAAACCTTCAAGGGGGACCCTGCCGTGGCCCCCCACGACTGCTTGGCCACGGAAGAGGGCACCGCAGCCCACGCCCTGCAGCTGCTCCAGGGCAAGAGACAGGCAGAGGTGGCATCCTTGATGACCCAGCGGCGCCTCCTGGTGGGCAG TAATCCGGAAACGTCACGCAGACTGCTCCACCTGCATGCCCAGGCGGAGCTCATCCAGAAGGAGGCGTCTTTCTCGGCTGCTCTGCTTGTGCTGGAGTTACTGGCGGGTGAACG ATTTTGGGACTCGCAGCCTGCGACGCCAGAGGCTTGCCACCAGGAGCTGGCTGGGCTGCGACTCGCAACGGGACGCAGACCGAAGGCAGCCTGGCGGGAGACGGAGACCGCCCCAGGGCGCTCGATGACG CAGGTTCTCCTCGACCGGCTGCTCCTCCAGCAGGAAAGGGACCGATCCACCCTAGTCCACCTCCTGTGGACTCTCACAGACCCGGAGATCGCCCGTGAAAGAGGCCACGACGAGACACCGCTGAGCCCCCTGGGAGCAG GAGTCCAGGGGGACGAAGTATCACCTGGTTTGCAAGGCATAGTCTCCCAGATGCTGGCCCAGAAGCGCCTGGAAGCAGTAGCCCAGAGGGCAGACGTGTCATGGCAAGACTGTGCCGTCGCGGTACTTATGGACCTGCAGCAAGAACAACAGCAGGAGCTGAGCCAGGCCATCGAGGACCTGGTGGGCATCGCCAGTGGACGG GAAGGAGAAGCCAGCCCCACGCTGTACGAGAGCCTCCTCGCCCGACTGCAGGAACCGccactgatgcccttgatccgaAGAAGGCAACCCTGGCCGTCCACCTCCTGGCAGATGGGG agagaaaaagaagccgTTCCAGCAGATGAAATGGAGAAAGCAGTCGACCGGGAAGATCAACCTTCCCTCAAGGAGAAGCAGGAACGGCTGGTGACGCCCGCCCAAGGACCTCCGCAGGCCTTTGACCTTCCGGATGGCGTTGAGGAAAAAACCTTACCCACTCAGGAGACGCTGGCACCTCTGCCCCAAGAACGGGAGGAACCGGAGGCCACTCCACGTCAGCTGGAACGGGAGGCTCTTCAGGCCCACCAAGACCTCCAAGAAAAGTGGCCGGCGCTTCAGATTTCTGACATGGGTCCTTCGGAAGCTCCATATAACCAGCAACAGAAAGTTCCAGGACTTTCGCCATTCCAGGgcattcttctgaagaaatcaaaatCTCTGGACCCCCAAGAGTTGTCACAGGTCAGCGTGGAAGAACCCTGGGGTTCACCACAGGTTCAGCTGGGTTGTGTGCACCCCCAAGGCCCGCGACCCCAGGGACCAAGAGAGGCCGAAATTCAGGAAGGTTCCCAGGCAGAGGGTCCCAGTTCGAAGGACGGTGTCCAGGACTGGGAATTTCCAGAGAGGGGACAAGAGCTTGTCCAGAGCCCAGCCCCGTTGCAGAAAGAGCCCGGAGTGTCTGTGGTGGAAGAGGGTCCAGATCTCAAAGCCCCTGGAGCTTCGTCGAGGGAGAGACCTGTTCCCTGTCCTCAAGCACAGGGGAAGACAGAGGCCGGTCTGGCTCCGAGGGAGACCGCAGAAGCTCAAGAGAACCTCAAGAGATCTCTGGAAACAAGGGAACAAGTTGGTGCTCTGAGGAAACCAGAGGCGCTCCCACCGCAGGCTGGTTTGGCAAGGAAAGCCAAATCTCTGGAGTCAGAGGCGACGTCAAgaacacagggagggagggagcaggaaaACCTTCTCACTCCAGAAATGCCACAAGGAATCCCTCTGGAGGCGACACAGAAGGGGCTAGATCTGCCCCAAGGGATGCTGTGGGAAGTACCAGATGCTCTCACTGCCCCACAGACCCATGAGGGTCTCAGGGCATCCAGGAGAGAGCAGGAAGGCCCTGAGTCACAGGGAAAGGAGCAACTCCATCGTCATGCCCAAGGTCCGATGGGACCAGAGGGGGTCCTGCCCCACATCCCAGGACCTCTGCAAGGAGATAGAAGGGGACGTGTTGTTCAAGAAATGGGGAGCCCTCAAGGTCCGTATCTCCCAGAGGAGAGGGTTCTAGAAACCGCAAGAgaccagagggagccagagctTTCTCGGCCTCAAGACCTTCCTCTCCGTGGAAATCTCTGGAGAAAATCAAAGTCTCTTGAGCTGAGGAGGGCACCAGGCACGGAGCCCCAGGAATCAAGAGGGCTGCACGGAGCTTCTCCACAAGTCCAGGATTTGCAGAACATGGACACAAGAACGCTCGCACTTTGGGGCCACAAGCAAGCTGAAGGTTCTGGGTCCCCAGAAATACAGAGCCATCGGCCAGAGGAGACTTgtctgaaaaaagaagaagcgcTTCAGGTGATAAGAATGAAACAGGAAGAGGGAAGGTCGGCTGCACTTCAAAATGTGGAAGAAATGGGTGCCCTCTTACCCAAGGACAGACAAGAGGCAGAAAGCCACCAGTCTCAGGAGGTTCCACTGGAAAAAACACCCTCCCGTGACTTGATGGAGTCACCAGAACGTCACCCCCGTGAAAGGAAGGGGTTGGAAATGTCCCATGTCCAGGAAGCTGCTCCAGAAACACAGGCAGGAATCCCTCAGGAACTCAGATGGAGGGAAACACCCCCTCTTCTGTGGAGGGTTCTGTGGCAGAAGGCAAAATCATTTGAGCTCAGGAAACGGGATGTTCTTCGGCGTCCCGAGCTGGAACTGGCTCTGGCCCAGGAAATACCACAGGAGGAACTGGGTGCTGCTCAGTTTCCTCAGGAGATGAAGGAAACGTCCTTGGTTCAGCCACAGGACAAACCAGAGATGGGCCCAGAGACTCAAACGCCTCAGGAACCAAGGCACTCCGAGATCCTTTCCAACCAGAGAAAGGTTGAAGCAGAAAAGGCCACTCAAGGAGAGAAACCACATCAGATTTTGAAGATGTCAGGAATTCCTTTGGATGCTCGAGTGGAACCATCAAACATTTCCAGAGAGATCCGGGCCCTTTCACCTCAGGAGACGAGGAAGCCAGAAGCCCCTGCCATCCAGGAGGGTCCACAGGGAAGTCCAGAGATGTTTCAGAGTCAAGGTTTTCCACAGAAGGAGGTGAAGTTGGCAAGCCGTCTGGGAACGTCTGTGCAAGGAGAACCAAAGGAGCCACAGTTCTCTGAAAGGAAGACTCTGGAAAACCGACAGGCCCAAGACACCGTCTCACAAAAGGACGTGTGGGTTCATCAGCCCGAGGAAGGCAGGAACCCAGAATCTCCCCCTCTTCTGTGGGCAGCCTCAGGGATAAAGTCAAAATCTTTTGAGTTGACGAAAACGCACACTTCAGAAGCTCAGGACCTCGGGAGATCACAGAGGGTTCAGTCACAGAAAAAAGTACAGATGAATCTCGAACTTAAGGAGCCCTACGGAAGTAAACATCCAAGTGTGATTTCATCTCAGGAACTGAGAGAGGATGATGTTCCTCATGTCCAAGCCGAGAAGGAAAGCTTGAAGGAAGAGAAGATAGGGTCTGTGGATTCCCAAGGGGCtgtgccccagaaggagaccccTCAGCCTCAGGAAAATGAGACCTTAAAGCATCCCCTTCTGCAGGAGAAGCGGGGCTTTCTagatgaaaagaaaatggagTTCAGAAGATCTCACGACCAGGGAATCCCACAGATAAACCTTTCTGAAACgccacagaaaggggcaggacgGCTGAAGGAGCCAGAGGTGGTTTTTCAAGAACTGGGAGTTCCACAGGCTCTTCAGCCTTACGAAAAAGAGTGTCATGAGATATTGGAGCCCCAAGAAGATGGCTCCCCACCTAAAACGGTCCTTCACCACCAGGAAGGTAGAAGCTCAGAAACGCCTCCGCTTTTGTGGGGCGTCCTGGAGCTGAAGGCAAAATCATTTGAACTGCAAAAGCCCAAAGTCTTTCAGACCCAAGATATGAGGCGCATGGAGCCAGCCTTTTTGGCCCAAAGGGTGTCACAGGAGGGACCACGAGCTTCTCAGGTCCACCGTGTGCACGGGCTGCAGAGGGTCTTACCCCAAGGAGAACCACCCCTGGCAACAAGGGCCCCTGAAACACAGGCAGATGGGCCTCGAGGGCCCCTTAGTCCAGCAGAACAGAGGGAGCTGGAAGCCCGTCTGGTCCAAACAGAGGAGAAAAGTTCTCACACGTTGAAGGCTTCAGGTTCTCAAGAAGAAAGCCGTCCACCCATGCCTCAGATTCAGCATCGTTTGCTGCAGGATTTGAACGCGGTTCCAGTTCTTCAGCATCAAAAATTGGGAGGGCTGGAAACCCACCGAGCTCAAGCAAGCTCACCGAGAAGGCCAGCAACTTCTCAGAGTACTATAATTCAGCAGCAAGGATTTGAGCAGGCCTCCCGCCAACGTGGAGAGGAGACGCCTGGTTCTCCACCATGGCCACCATCGGCTGAGATGGAAACAGGGTTTCCTCAGCACCCGAAACGCACGAGCCCAGAAACGCCGCCTCTTTTCTGGTGGGCCTTGGAACTGGCGCAGCGAGAGATGCTCCACCGAGGAGGGCTGGCTCCTTCTCATCCCCAAGAGGAACCACCTGCCACCGAACGACAGGTAGGACTTGAGAGGCAACCGAAGGCCGCAGAGGCCGGTAGTTTCGTGGTCTCTTCTCAGGGGGTCGAGAAGGCTCGAGTACGGAATGGTGTCTCTCAGGAGGAAGGAGTAACATCAATGGGTGCGCTTctttccccccaggaaaaaacagactCACAATCCCCACAGCTTCAGGAGGAGAGGTCCCTAAAGGGAGAATCGGTTGGTTGTGGGTGGTCCGTCTCACAACTGTGTGAGTCTCAGGCCCTGGAAGGAATGGAGGCAAAGGAGCCTCCCAAAGCCAAGGACGAGGTCTTAGAAGCCCAGGGACGGAGAAAGAGGCAGCCGGCTCCCCTTCAGAAATCTACCCAAATCGAGAGGGACCCTCAAGATGCAGAGGGAACCCAAAGAGATCTGGAGGATCTAAAGAGTTCTCTGCTACAGGGGAAAGGGTCTCCAATATGGGATTCGAAGGAAAGGGATCCTTTTCATGACCAGGGGTCTGCCCCCTCCCAAGAGAAACCAGACACCCCGTACTCTTCATCCACATCTCTCCAGACTCAGGAGATGCTGAAAGGTGAGCCTGGGGGTGGTGGTCCTTCGGGTGGGCCCCAGGTCCTTGGCCAAAAGGAAACACCCCTGGAAAGCGCGGAGAATCTGGAAGGGGTCAAACTAGGCGACTGCACAGCGGCTGAAACTCCGGAAGATCAGAGGAAGGCAGAAGGTCTCCTGCCTCCAGGAAAATTAATACGGAAATCGAAATCTCTTGACCTAACGAAGCTACGAGACCCAGACTCACAAGACGTGTGGCAGCAGGAAACACCTCAGGCTCACAGAGAAAAATCAAGCTCGGAAGCTTTTCAGGTCCCAGAGGAACTCCAGATGAAACCGCCAAAACTCCATATGCCAGAGGCCTCTGAGGCCGAGAGCACGGGAAACGTCCCTCGTGGACGGGATGCAGAAAGCCAGACGTCTCCACAGGGAATCTTAGAATGCATCTCAGAGCCTCTTCAGTTGATGGAGCCAGAGGTCCCACAGAGCCAGGAACTGAAAGGTCATGTCGCACTTCACCCTCGTGGTTCACCACAGAGTCATCCTAAGAACCTCACTCTTCAGGGAAAGAAGGATCCCAAGGCTCTCTGCCCTCAGGGACACTGTGAAGGAGGAGGGAGCTGCAACTCTGGGGGGGAAGATAAGCCCGGTGAGATGCATGGGGTTCTGCAAAGATCTACTTCCACCTTCCTCCTACAAGAAGCTGCCAAATCTCAGACAGCTCAGCTCAGGAAATCAAAGCCTCTTGAGCCTCAGGAACGGTCTGCGGTTCTGCTTCAAGGTCTGAAGGAACCAGCAACTTTCCAAGCTTCAGAAAGTGCGAAGGAATACCCTCAGGTTCTGGAGAGCTGTGGAAATGATCCACCTCACTGTGACGCTACAGAGATGGGGAGCATGGCTTTGCAGGACCTGTGGGTTCTTAAGAATGAAGTTCAGTCTCCCACACAACAGGAAAAGAGTCCTCTGGAGGATTCAGCCccacagaaaagagaaaatggtCCAGACCTCTTGGGTGCCCGGGAAGACGTCCCCTTGAAGATGGAGACGTTCCAAGGAGTGGAAGAAATGGAGGTCCTCCAACCACCGAGGGCTCCTCAGGTAAAAGGTGCCCCTGTACAGGTCCCAGGGGTTATGGAAGCAAATGCTGGGAGTTCTGTGAGTCTGGAACCCAAAGATTCAAAGAACGAGCGCACTCTTCGGCTGCAGGAGACCCCCGTGAAGGAGGCCGCAAGTCTTGAGTCTCCAACTGAGTGGCCCATAACAGGTTCAGAGGCAAAAGCCTTTGGGTCCTGGTGGACTCTGGGGAAATCTAAGTCTCTTGACTCAGGAGAATTCCGTGCTCTCCAGTCAAAACCTTTAGGAAGAAATGAGGATTCCCCTGAGCTTCAGAATATCAATAAACTCGGCATGCCTTCAGCACAAAGAAAGCTTCAGGAGCAGCTCAGAGCACCTCAAGAAACACTTCCGCTCCATGAACATCTCCAAGAAGATTCCCAAAACCAGGATGAAAGAGGGTCTGAGGTCCAGAGAAAACATCAGGTAGAGTCGGAACCTGTCAAGGTCCAAGAGCCAATGAGAAATGAAGGACCAGCCGTTTGTTTCCAGAACCGTGAAGATACTGAGATGTTCTCTTTCAAGAAATGTGAGGAATTAGAGGATCGCCCCTTTCAGGAACATTCCCCGAGGGAAGGAGAGTGTCTTGCCATGGAAAGGTGCAAGCAAGTAGAACAAGACCCTCAAGGGCTGGAGGAAAACCAGCTTCTTGATTCCCAAGAAAAGAGAGACGTACAGAGTCCTGCATTGCTAAGAAACCTGATTCGGAAATCTAAAACGCTGGGGTTTGAATTGCCAACGAGGAGTGACGTTGGCCAGATCCAGCACGTTCCCAAATCAGAAAGCCCTCAGGGCCATGTTACACTCAAACTAGGAACACAATTGCTGCATGAACAGAGGGAGCAAGGGGCACATCGCCTCGAACAGTTGAGTCATTTGGATGTCCTTCAGCCTCAGAAGATGCTTAACATGGTTGGAGGGACTCTGGGATTACTGGAGCATCTTGATCCCCAAAGGTTAGCTCACGAAATGGAGGATGAGGCCGTCGCCACTCAGATATCTCCATGTGACAGTGAGGACTTCCTTCAGGAGCAAAACGGTGAACCACGTGCAGCTCTACGGGCCGTACTTCCTCATGAtatcccacagttggggattaaGCTTCTTCAGGAACTGGGGGAGCTGCCCGATGAACCTGAAGCTCTTAGACCCCAAGGACTGAAGGATGAGGGGGCTCTTCATCCCCAAGAGACTAGAGATGCCCCTGATACAGAGGAGCACAGGACGATGGAACCTGGAAGAGCCAGtggccttcagatccctccagACCAGGAATGGAGAGGCGTGGAGGCCCACCACCCTCGACCTGTACATCAGAAGGTTTCTGAAGTACGTAGGGAGGAGTCAGTAAAACAGCTGCTTCTTCAGTCTCCTCAGAAAGCCCAAGGCCCTTTTCAGACCCCAGGAGTCGTGACAGAAGCGCCCGATGGAAGTGCGAGGTTCCCAATTCTGGAGGGACCTGGGAGAGTTCAGCCCCTCGAAGGCTTGCCAGAGGCATCTCCTCGGGTTCCAGAGGCCATGGGTCCACCTCGCCTTTCGTCCCAGGAAGGCTTGCTTCTCAAAGACCTTCAGAAATCTCCGCAGTTTGGTTGGGAACCCCTTAAAGCTGAGGGGGAAATGATAGGAGGAGAGCCAGGAACCCCAGTCTCTCCAGAGGAGCTGCAAGAAGCTTGGCTGACCAACTCAAGATCTCTTGAAGCTCAGGAGCGGTCAAGAACAGCACGGGCTGCCCAGCATCAGGATCGGACAGGGCCAGCTGAAGGCCTATACACATGGGAAAAGTCGCTGGACAGTCCACAGATGGCCACATGCCAAAGGCCACTGGAATGGCATCCACAGGGTCTTGGGTCCCAGGAAACTGCTAAGAAGATGACGAGTCCAGGAATCCATTCTCCCCAGAATCTGACGGAACGGGAGGCCCACCCGGTAGACGAGGCGTTCATGAGGGAGCAGGAGGCATCTCGCCTGGAAGAACGGAGGCCCGTCCGATTGTACCGGAGGGAGTGGGAGCTTCAAATGGAGATGGAGGCCCTTGGGGCTGACCCACAGACTGAATCACCAGCTTCTGAGGAATGGAGCGAAGCCGGGACGTGGTCAGATGAAGGGGCTCCACAGAAGACCCTCTTGACCCCCGGGGTGTCCCCCGTGGACCTGGGACATCCTGAGCCCGGGGCCACCAGCAGGAGGCTGCAAACATCGCCGCAGTGGGAGGAGGAAGCCACTGAAACCTGGAAGCCCACGACGGCGGTCCCCATGCTTTCTCCCCCCAGCCCTGGAAGTGACGTTGAGGAGCCTCGGTGGGAGATGGCGGCTTTCCGCATGGGCTTGTCCAGAGAGGCCTCCATCTGTGTGGCCCAAGGTGGGAGGCCGTCTCGGTTGCCTCAG GAGGACATGCAGGCAGATGGAGAAGGAACCACAGGTCCCATGgtcctggagaaggaggaggaggaggaggccagacCCTGGCAG CCTCCACCGCCTCGCCCGCCGTGCCGAGAGAAGGCCTTCATCTGGTGCTCCCgtcaggagaaagaggaagccctCCGGCGACTGGCGGAGATCCAGGCTGAGGGAGGGCGCCGGCACCAGCGGGACAAGGAGCGCCAGAGCCTACGG GACCACGCCGGACAGAAAAGGGCCGTGAAGCATCACCTGGAGCAGGTGAAGCGAGAAAGGACCTACGTCATGCAGTCCAAGAGAGAGAG AAACACGCTCCGGTTCAAGGAACTCTTGAGCCCGCTGGTGGCCCCCAGGGAGGAGAGtccccagccaggatggccagCAGACCTGTGA